The Vibrio sp. 10N DNA window CTCACCACTGTTTATTCGCAAAACTCGGCCAGTCAAATTTACCTCTGAAGGTGAAATACTTCTCAACCTCGCCAATGACGTATTGCCTCGTATCGCACAAGCGGAGGGGGATTTAGCCGGACTCAAAGAAGACGTCAACGGCCGCCTGCACATGGCTATCGACTGTCACTCCTGCTTCCAATGGTTAATGCCCGCTTTGAAAGAATATCAACTTGCTTGGCCGCATGTAGAACTGGATTTCTCCTCAGGCTTTGGTTTTGAACCTATTCCCGCTCTCGTCGGTGGCGAACTGGATTTGGTGATCACCTCAGACATTCAACCGCGCTCAGAAATCCACTACGAGCCCCTATTTGACTTCGAAATGCGCCTTGTTACCTCAATCTCTCATCCGCTAGCAGGCAAAGATCATATCGAGCCAAGCGATCTAGCCGACCAAACCCTTTTAACTTATCCGGTCCAAAAACAGCGCCTGGATGTCGTTAAACACTTCCTAACACCCGCAGGTGTGGAACCGAACAAATGGAAGCAAGCGGACAATACTCTGATGCTTGTACAAATGGTCTCTGCGGGTCTTGGCGTTGCTGCCCTACCAAACTGGGCCGTCAGTGAGTTTTCTCGTCAAGGCTTAATCACCAGCAAACCCTTAGATGAAGGACTATGGCGCAGACTGTTTGCAGCCGTTCGGAATGGAGAAAAAGATAAGCACTATCTGCAGGCGTTTTTTAGTACCGCAAGAGCGCAGTGTAAGCAGCATTTAGAAGGGATTAAAGTCGCGTAGCACGTGCTAGCGCACTGTCACGGTAAAGTATTTCGTATGCGATGTCAGAGGTTTGCCTCAGACATCGCATCGATTATTAGGTCATTAAGTCCTCAGGGAATTAAGTGAGCGGGTGATCAGTTCAGCGTCCCTTACACTCACTCCTTAGGCGCAATCATACCTACACAAATCACCTGAACCGGTTCTTGAGGTGAATCTTGGTAATCAATCTGCTTGGTCACCGCCACTTCAAACTGTGGCCATTCATTGGTAAAGCGGCTAAACGTTTGAGCTTCACAGCTCTGTCCTACATGGCTTAGCAACAATACACCCTGTGATTCAATCTTTTCCGCAGTGATATGGCGGTTGTAAACGTTCGGCAGAGTCTCGTTACTCCATTGGTTCGACATTTCTGGATGCGGTGCGATGTAGAAAGTTAACCATTCAGAAATCTCAGCGCCGCCCACCAGCTTAAGAGGCTTGTCTGTATTCTCGTACCAAAATGTCTCAGCGTCATGAGCCAAAACCTTAATACCTTCAAAGTTCTGACCAGCATTGCGCACATTGAAGACCATCACCGAGCTATAACCTACAATCATCAGCAGCGCCATACTCACCAATACTTTGTATGCTCGTGACAGCTTGCCGATAACATCTTTGGCTAAAAACGCGACCAATACCGCTGGTGCCGGCATAAAGAACGGGTGCAACCATTCCACTAATCGGCCGCCCTTATGAAAGGTAAACCACCCCATGATGACCACCAGTGGAGCAAGTAAGACGAATGTTGTCAGCCATACTTTTTCTGGGACCTTATTGGTAAAACGTAAGCCTCGTTTGCCCAACAGACCTGCAAGTAAAATCAGCGGATAAAATACCGACAGCAGTGCCAGCCAACTGCCAGGGCTTAGTTGAGCCGATACTTGACCACTTACCCATTTCACCGATGAGAAGTTATTGGCGAACATCCAAAAGAAGTTTGGTGTTACCAAGGCAAGGAAGGCGGCAATACCAAGATAAAAATTACGATCGCTCCAGTTACGACGCACACTCGGTACTGTCAGGCTTAGAATGAAGATCATCGCCACGGGGGCAAATGTGGTGTACTTCGCCATCGCTGAGCAACCAGCCAGAATACCAAACGGGATCCACCATTTTGAATCTTCGTACACCGCCTTTACAAACATCAGCAATAGCCATGACCAAGAGCCAAACAACAAATAGTTGTCGTTATAAGGAATGGCATCAAAGTTGATCACACCGGATAGGTTCAGGGTCAACATACCTAGCCAAGCAAGAGCAATCGAGTCCGTCAGTTTATAGGCCAATCGGTAACAACCAAGCATACCGATAGCAACCACACTAAAGTGCCCCACATACCAAAACGCCGATGCAAACTCTGTTGACGAAGAAATCAGCAAAATACGGGCGACGAAACCCACAAACCATGGGTTATTTGGACTTCCCCATTCTCCATTACTGGCCCAGTTTAACGCTTCGACGGCATCATAAGGTACCGTAGGATCAAGATGATAGGAAACCAGCGCCCAAGCAACAGCATAGACAAAGCACCAAATCATCGCGGCGCGATGCGAGCGTGCAATGTCGTTTGGTGAGTTTGAAGGTTGGTCAAAATGAAGAATAGTCGAAAGCATAGACGCCCTTGGATTCAGTTAATTTCAGGGGTTTGGCGGCAAACTGTACTCAGGTTAAGCGTATGAGAAAAGTAAACTAGGTCAATTCTCTGTAAATTCCCCATTTGTTCATGAACCTAGAGAATTACCGGCCGCACATTAACAATTAGTCTATATATTTATGCCGTCAAGACGTGTAATGCTTTGTATTGAACTGGGTATGAGTGAGTCAAGGTATATCGCCGAGTCATCGAAAGCTGTCGGTTGAGTAACCGTGGCTTAAGTATCAGCATAGAAAGGCCATACAGAGGGGATGCGCCCTCTGTATGGTTTAGGCTAACGTTTCAAATAGTGTTTATAAGAGTAGGTATTCGGTTTGAAGTACAGCTTAGTGTATTCAAAGATACGACCGTCCCCCAGTTTGCCAGTTGAAAGCAAACAAATAATCGGCACTTCAGGTGACAATTCAAACACTTCACATAAATGCTCGCCCGGCATCACGGCTTCAAAGTCTTGAAGGGCACCGTCAATGTGTAAGCCCAACTCTTTTTCAAGATATTGGTACTTCGAGCCCTGAAGCGACATGATGTTCATTTGTGGAAACATCGCCACTGGCATAAACGAGTCTTCATAGATAGCAGGCACGCCATTTATCAGCTTAAAGCGACGAATAAAATACACCTTATCGTCGGTGCCAATATTCAGTGCCGATGCCACCTCTTCATCAGGGTCCATCAACGTAAACTCGACGACTTGGTATTCAAGTTTGGTCCCGGTATCGCTCATATATTCGCTTGTACTGCGCAAACTCGACATGGAGCCCGTCATGGTTTTGCCGATCACGGTAGAGCCGGCCCCTTGGCGCTTCTCTACCAAGCCAAGTTTTACTAATTCTTCTATCGCTTTGCGCACGGTAATACGACTTACTGAATACGCGTCGATCAAGTCTTTTTCGGTAGGCAGAGTATCGCCAATCGCGAACTCTTCCGAATCAATGCGGGACTTTAAATCCTGCATTACCTTTTTGTATAGCATGTTCTCACCTCTTAGCCCTCACGCTATCACCCCAAAAGATACAAATCAATAACCAATCACCCTACATTGGTCACAGGTCAGGACAAAAAAGCGACAAACATCATCTATAGGTCTCTTTTTATGCCATGAATCACAAAATACATGCTTTATTTGTACTCAATCACACTTTACTTATCATGCTTTTGTCATATTTTATTTTCAGGAGTAATTTAGGACCTGTCGAGAGACACAAGAATTACAAAAACAAATATCTACACCAATAATAAAAAAGGACCTTTCCATGTTAAGTGCTATACAACGCTTAGGTGGAGCAATGTTTACCCCAGTTTTGCTGTTTCCTTTTGTCGGGATCTTAGTGGGACTGACCATTGTTCTCAAAAACCCCATATTTGTTGGCGACCTCGCTGATAAAGACGGTCTGTACTATCAAGTTTTACAAGTCATTGAAGAAGGTGGCTGGACTATCTTCCGCAATATGGCGCTACTTTTTGCCGTCGGTCTGCCGATTGGTCTAGCGAAAACCGCTCATGCTCGTGCCGTTATGGTGGTCATGGTCTCTTACCTAACCTTCAACTACTTTGTCGGGGCAATGGGTGGATTCTGGGGTGAGTTCTTCGGTGTCGACTTCTCTCAAACGATTGGTGGAACATCGGGCCTAACTGAGATTGCAGGTATTAAAACCTTAGATACGGGTATTTTTGGTGCCATCATCATCTCTGGTTTTGTTACCTGGATCCACAACCGTACGTTTGAAAAACAGCTACCAGCGTACTTAGGGATCTTCCAAGGTGCGTCATTTGTCGCGATGATTTCATTCTTTGCAATGCTGCCAGCGGCTTGGTTAACGCTTTACATCTGGCCTTCAATTCAACACGGCATCCTTAACCTACAAGGCTTCTTGGTCAGCTCAGGTTCATTCGGTGTGTGGCTTTACACCTTCTTAGAACGAATTTTGATCCCAACAGGTCTGCACCACTTCGTCTACGCACCATTTGTGTTCGGTAACGTAGCGACACCTAACGGCATCACCGTTGACTGGTTTACCAACCTAGAAGCGTTCACTCAATCAACGCAATCAATGAAAGATCTCTTCCCTGCTGGCGGCTTTGCACTGCACGGTAACTCTAAGATCTTCGGTTGTACTGGTATTGCGCTAGCAATGTACCACACAGCAAAACCTGAAAACCGTCAGAAAGTAGCGGCACTTCTTATCCCAGCAACGTTAACGGCAGTGTTGGTAGGTATCACTGAACCACTTGAGTTTACCTTCCTGTTCATTGCGCCTTGGCTATTCGCTATCCACGCGATTCTAGCAGGCACGATGGCGATGGTGATGTACACCTTTGGTGTGGTTGGCAACATGGGTGGTGGCTTGATTGAATT harbors:
- the metR gene encoding HTH-type transcriptional regulator MetR produces the protein MIELKHLKTLASLRDTGSLTATATSLHLTQSALSHQLKDLEARIGSPLFIRKTRPVKFTSEGEILLNLANDVLPRIAQAEGDLAGLKEDVNGRLHMAIDCHSCFQWLMPALKEYQLAWPHVELDFSSGFGFEPIPALVGGELDLVITSDIQPRSEIHYEPLFDFEMRLVTSISHPLAGKDHIEPSDLADQTLLTYPVQKQRLDVVKHFLTPAGVEPNKWKQADNTLMLVQMVSAGLGVAALPNWAVSEFSRQGLITSKPLDEGLWRRLFAAVRNGEKDKHYLQAFFSTARAQCKQHLEGIKVA
- a CDS encoding ArnT family glycosyltransferase, with translation MLSTILHFDQPSNSPNDIARSHRAAMIWCFVYAVAWALVSYHLDPTVPYDAVEALNWASNGEWGSPNNPWFVGFVARILLISSSTEFASAFWYVGHFSVVAIGMLGCYRLAYKLTDSIALAWLGMLTLNLSGVINFDAIPYNDNYLLFGSWSWLLLMFVKAVYEDSKWWIPFGILAGCSAMAKYTTFAPVAMIFILSLTVPSVRRNWSDRNFYLGIAAFLALVTPNFFWMFANNFSSVKWVSGQVSAQLSPGSWLALLSVFYPLILLAGLLGKRGLRFTNKVPEKVWLTTFVLLAPLVVIMGWFTFHKGGRLVEWLHPFFMPAPAVLVAFLAKDVIGKLSRAYKVLVSMALLMIVGYSSVMVFNVRNAGQNFEGIKVLAHDAETFWYENTDKPLKLVGGAEISEWLTFYIAPHPEMSNQWSNETLPNVYNRHITAEKIESQGVLLLSHVGQSCEAQTFSRFTNEWPQFEVAVTKQIDYQDSPQEPVQVICVGMIAPKE
- a CDS encoding GntR family transcriptional regulator, whose protein sequence is MLYKKVMQDLKSRIDSEEFAIGDTLPTEKDLIDAYSVSRITVRKAIEELVKLGLVEKRQGAGSTVIGKTMTGSMSSLRSTSEYMSDTGTKLEYQVVEFTLMDPDEEVASALNIGTDDKVYFIRRFKLINGVPAIYEDSFMPVAMFPQMNIMSLQGSKYQYLEKELGLHIDGALQDFEAVMPGEHLCEVFELSPEVPIICLLSTGKLGDGRIFEYTKLYFKPNTYSYKHYLKR
- a CDS encoding alpha-glucoside-specific PTS transporter subunit IIBC — its product is MLSAIQRLGGAMFTPVLLFPFVGILVGLTIVLKNPIFVGDLADKDGLYYQVLQVIEEGGWTIFRNMALLFAVGLPIGLAKTAHARAVMVVMVSYLTFNYFVGAMGGFWGEFFGVDFSQTIGGTSGLTEIAGIKTLDTGIFGAIIISGFVTWIHNRTFEKQLPAYLGIFQGASFVAMISFFAMLPAAWLTLYIWPSIQHGILNLQGFLVSSGSFGVWLYTFLERILIPTGLHHFVYAPFVFGNVATPNGITVDWFTNLEAFTQSTQSMKDLFPAGGFALHGNSKIFGCTGIALAMYHTAKPENRQKVAALLIPATLTAVLVGITEPLEFTFLFIAPWLFAIHAILAGTMAMVMYTFGVVGNMGGGLIEFATGNWIPLLGNHTGMVVTQIAIGLCFTVIYYVTFKYLIVKFDVPIAGRGDAEMKLHTKKDFNEKHGITGKGDAGNATPLQIQAIETIEGLGGAQNIEDLSNCATRLRVTVKDPSKVESAEYFMQTGAVNIVKNGKAIQVIIGLNVPQLREECEKIYGASKTVDMTLAPAT